From Nguyenibacter vanlangensis, one genomic window encodes:
- a CDS encoding PqiC family protein — protein sequence MRFYTLGAPAIATGAVPVGAVTPATPTVAVARVTLPDYLDGQDLIARDGNRIERSATGRWASRQSLGATDLITARLAQSRTDLFVTDQPQILPATWRLAVNISRLDIAHDGTASLAADWSIIPHDEHQPLIHQRATLTRQGPATTDDQVATLTQSILDDLAERITADWPR from the coding sequence GTGCGGTTCTACACGCTGGGCGCGCCGGCCATCGCGACCGGTGCGGTGCCGGTCGGCGCCGTCACGCCGGCAACGCCGACCGTCGCGGTCGCCCGCGTCACCCTGCCCGATTATCTGGATGGCCAGGACCTGATCGCCCGCGACGGCAACCGGATCGAACGCAGCGCCACCGGCCGCTGGGCCAGCCGCCAGTCCCTGGGCGCCACCGACCTGATCACGGCGCGCTTGGCACAAAGCCGCACCGACCTGTTCGTGACCGACCAGCCACAAATCCTGCCCGCCACCTGGCGGCTGGCGGTCAATATCAGCCGTCTGGACATCGCCCATGACGGCACCGCGTCACTGGCCGCCGACTGGTCGATCATCCCGCATGACGAACACCAGCCGCTGATCCACCAGCGCGCCACCCTGACCCGCCAGGGCCCCGCCACGACCGACGATCAGGTCGCAACGCTCACCCAGTCGATCCTCGACGATCTGGCGGAGCGGATCACGGCCGACTGGCCGCGATAG
- a CDS encoding MlaD family protein: MANRETIVGAFVVGGVALGMGALVFFGNFNLFSPTRQAMVVFQGSTSGLTIGAPVTFRGVRVGAVDSISITYDARTHAAYIPVTVELQPNRISIAGRSGSHHSLTLQSMIDHGLRASLNMQSFVTGQAEIDLDFDPSAPAVLHPDIVSGKRVEIPTRQSAIQKVQETLTQLPLKELADNAQAALASIKQLSERLDQDLPPLVDSIKETSDHSRIAVDSATHAIQDLEQRLGTTLTAIDRLANTGTQQLDARGADLHEVLRNANDTVIQARESLSALHDMTSPRSADRANIDSTLRDLSAAAAALRGFASDVERNPQLLLMGRRP; encoded by the coding sequence ATGGCAAATCGAGAAACGATCGTTGGCGCCTTTGTCGTCGGGGGTGTGGCCCTGGGCATGGGGGCCCTGGTCTTCTTCGGCAATTTCAACCTCTTCTCGCCCACCCGGCAGGCCATGGTGGTGTTCCAGGGCTCGACCTCGGGCCTGACCATCGGCGCCCCGGTCACATTCCGCGGGGTCCGGGTCGGCGCGGTCGATTCCATCTCGATCACCTATGATGCCCGAACCCATGCCGCCTATATCCCGGTAACGGTCGAACTCCAGCCCAACCGCATCTCGATCGCCGGCAGGTCAGGCAGCCACCACAGCCTGACCCTGCAGAGCATGATCGACCACGGGCTGCGCGCCTCGCTGAACATGCAAAGCTTCGTCACCGGCCAGGCGGAGATCGACCTCGATTTCGACCCCTCCGCCCCTGCGGTCCTGCACCCCGACATCGTATCCGGCAAGCGGGTTGAGATCCCGACCCGCCAGTCCGCGATCCAGAAGGTGCAGGAAACCCTGACCCAGCTTCCCCTGAAGGAACTGGCCGACAACGCCCAGGCAGCGCTCGCCAGCATCAAGCAGTTGAGCGAACGGCTGGATCAGGACCTGCCTCCGCTGGTCGACAGCATCAAAGAGACCTCCGACCATTCGCGCATCGCCGTCGACAGCGCGACCCACGCCATCCAGGACCTGGAGCAACGGCTGGGTACGACGCTGACGGCCATCGACCGGCTGGCCAATACCGGCACCCAGCAGCTCGATGCCCGCGGCGCCGACCTGCACGAAGTGCTGCGCAACGCCAACGACACGGTGATCCAGGCCCGCGAGAGCCTGTCCGCCCTGCACGACATGACATCGCCCCGCTCGGCCGACCGCGCGAACATCGACTCCACCCTGCGCGACCTGTCCGCCGCCGCCGCTGCCCTGCGCGGCTTCGCCAGCGACGTCGAACGCAATCCGCAACTCCTCCTAATGGGACGCCGCCCATGA
- a CDS encoding ABC transporter ATP-binding protein, translating to MSLQGVTLAFGLKVIQKDISFDIRRGSIFAVMGGSGCGKSTVLKSMIGLLRPAAGQYLVDGDAYWTADDAHRQAVSRRFGVLFQSAALWSSLTVGENVALPMQMLTKMDPTTVRDQVELKLGLVGMLHAIDQYPSELSGGMRKRAGLARAMALDPDILFFDEPSAGLDPITSARLDDLILNLRDGLGATIVIVSHELPSLFKIADDGIFLDAKTRTPIAHGAPSWLHDHCDEPQVHAFMHRERERETESGRTD from the coding sequence ATGTCCCTCCAGGGCGTCACGCTCGCCTTCGGGCTGAAAGTGATCCAGAAGGATATTTCCTTCGACATCCGGCGCGGCAGCATCTTCGCCGTCATGGGCGGATCGGGCTGCGGCAAGAGCACCGTCCTCAAGAGCATGATCGGCCTGCTGCGCCCCGCCGCCGGCCAGTACCTGGTCGATGGCGACGCCTACTGGACGGCCGACGACGCCCACCGGCAGGCGGTCAGCCGGCGCTTCGGCGTGCTGTTCCAGAGCGCCGCGCTGTGGAGTTCGCTGACGGTCGGCGAAAATGTCGCCCTGCCGATGCAGATGCTCACGAAGATGGACCCGACCACCGTGCGCGACCAGGTGGAGCTGAAGCTGGGGCTGGTGGGCATGCTGCACGCCATCGACCAGTATCCGTCGGAACTCAGCGGCGGGATGAGGAAGCGCGCGGGGCTGGCACGCGCGATGGCGCTAGACCCGGATATCCTGTTCTTCGACGAGCCGTCAGCCGGCCTGGACCCGATCACGTCGGCCCGGCTGGACGATCTGATCCTGAACCTGCGCGACGGTCTGGGGGCCACCATCGTCATCGTCAGCCACGAACTGCCCAGCCTGTTCAAGATCGCCGATGACGGGATCTTCCTCGACGCCAAGACCAGGACCCCGATCGCCCACGGCGCGCCGTCCTGGCTCCACGATCACTGCGACGAACCGCAAGTCCACGCCTTCATGCACCGCGAACGCGAACGCGAAACCGAGTCCGGGAGGACCGACTGA
- a CDS encoding ABC transporter permease, which yields MNSTDRGQPEWSLHAGDNANVIVLSGDWIAQQGHVPDFPSDGLHQARPNQPLTFSTDGLGRWDTGLIGFLWALKQGAAQAQLDMRAETLPDAARKLLDLLPDRPAPAPPLPRRRFAPLATIGTVTIDSLTEIGTVTELGIETARGGVASVTGRGRMRLTDLMSNIRDAGPSALLIVSVVNFLVGAILAFVGAVQLRKFAADIYVASLVGIAMVREMSAVMTAIIMAGRTGGAYAARIATMQGNEEIDALTVFGIPVSSYIILPSILSLTATMPFLYLYGSLVGMLGGFAVAISMLSVTGAGYLHQTLNAVALNQFVFGFVKSIFFATLIGLTSCRIGLQAGRSAADVGVAATRAVVVGIVGVIALDAIFAIIATTIGI from the coding sequence GTGAACAGTACCGATCGCGGCCAACCGGAATGGTCCCTGCATGCCGGCGACAATGCCAACGTGATCGTCCTGTCCGGCGACTGGATCGCGCAGCAGGGTCATGTCCCCGACTTCCCGTCCGACGGGCTGCACCAGGCCCGGCCGAACCAGCCCCTGACCTTCAGCACCGACGGGCTGGGGCGCTGGGATACCGGGCTGATCGGCTTCTTGTGGGCCCTCAAGCAGGGCGCGGCACAGGCCCAACTCGACATGCGCGCCGAGACCCTGCCGGACGCGGCGCGCAAGCTACTCGATCTGCTGCCCGACCGTCCCGCGCCCGCTCCACCCTTGCCTCGCCGTCGCTTCGCCCCACTGGCCACGATCGGCACCGTCACCATCGACAGCCTGACCGAAATCGGCACCGTGACCGAGCTGGGCATCGAGACCGCCCGCGGCGGCGTGGCCAGCGTGACCGGCCGCGGCCGGATGCGCCTGACCGACCTGATGTCGAACATCCGAGACGCCGGCCCGTCGGCGCTGCTGATCGTCAGCGTCGTGAACTTCCTGGTCGGCGCGATCCTGGCCTTCGTCGGCGCGGTGCAGCTGCGCAAATTCGCGGCCGATATCTATGTCGCCAGCCTGGTCGGCATCGCCATGGTGCGCGAGATGTCGGCGGTGATGACGGCGATCATCATGGCCGGACGCACCGGCGGCGCCTATGCCGCGCGCATCGCCACCATGCAGGGCAACGAGGAAATCGACGCCCTGACGGTCTTCGGCATTCCGGTCTCGAGCTATATCATCCTGCCGTCGATCCTCAGCCTGACCGCCACCATGCCGTTCCTGTACCTGTACGGCAGCCTGGTCGGCATGCTGGGCGGCTTCGCGGTCGCGATCAGCATGCTGTCGGTCACCGGGGCCGGCTATCTTCACCAGACGCTCAATGCCGTGGCGCTGAACCAGTTCGTGTTCGGCTTCGTCAAGAGCATCTTCTTCGCCACCCTGATCGGGCTGACCAGTTGCCGCATCGGCCTGCAGGCCGGCCGCAGCGCCGCCGATGTCGGCGTGGCCGCAACCCGCGCGGTGGTGGTCGGGATCGTGGGCGTCATCGCGCTGGACGCGATCTTCGCCATCATCGCGACGACGATCGGAATCTGA